In a single window of the Palaemon carinicauda isolate YSFRI2023 chromosome 10, ASM3689809v2, whole genome shotgun sequence genome:
- the LOC137648225 gene encoding uncharacterized protein: MDMIKPFTGEGNVSWLKKVTLVAKLQKIVDLASFIPLYLEGDALALYLEMGDEDQECAAKIQNSDDLFSAIGKLVQLKWTGEPVDVYANEIRRLAGLAKFDKVGSENVVKLFVNGFPDNISVAVQQLPNLMTMAMSELISHARILSSKQQGGVVAVTVRKGGEGGGTKHENRAMPFQFRGQCSRCGGPHMIRGCKETQELNVNVKCHTGNDVTDVCSETLRKWRQTGENVSVVDLKSAYLQLSIDEKLWPYQLVNYKGQTFCLTRLGFGLNSAPRIMSRILKTVLSKDEKIERATSSYIDDVLVNESIASADEVIRHLNTFGLITKSPESLNGGVALGLQLQRVGGELIFQKGNKVPEVADMLTRRELFSVCGILVGHYPIAGWLRIACSYIKRRASGARWEDPVGE; this comes from the exons ATGGACATGATTAAGCCATTCACCGGTGAAGGAAACGTGTCATGGTTGAAGAAGGTGACCTTAGTGGCTAAGCTACAGAAAATAGTAGACTTAGCCAGTTTTATTCCTTTGTATCTGGAGGGTGATGCTCTAGCACTTTATTTGGAGATGGGTGATGAAGACCAAGAATGTGCAGCAAAAATTCAAAATTCTGATGATCTATTCTCTGCTATTGGAAAACTTGTTCAATTGAAGTGGACGGGAGAACCAGTTGATGTGTATGCTAATGAGATTAGGAGGCTGGCGGGTTTAGCTAAGTTTGATAAGGTTGGTTCAGAAAATGTTGTGAAACTGTTTGTTAATGGTTTTCCAGATAATATTAGTGTTGCTGTACAGCAATTGCCAAATTTGATGACAATGGCAATGAGTGAATTGATTAGCCATGCTAGGATTTTGTCATCTAAACAGCAAGGTGGTGTGGTAGCTGTAACTGTCAGAAAGGGTGGAGAAGGAGGTGGTACAAAACATGAGAATAGGGCTATGCCTTTCCAGTTTAGGGGTCAGTGTTCCCGATGTGGTGGTCCTCATATGATAAGAGGCTGTAAAGAGACACAG GAACTTAATGTGAATGTCAAGTGTCACACTGGTAATGATGTGACTGATGTATGTAGTGAGACACTTCGAAAATGGCGACAGACAGGTGAGAATGTGTCTGTTGTGGATTTGAAGTCGGCCTACTTACAGTTGAGTATTGACGAAAAATTGTGGCCATATCAGCTAGTGAACTATAAGGGACAGACTTTTTGCCTTACAAGATTGGGATTCGGGTTGAACTCTGCACCACGGATTATGTCTAGGATACTAAAGACTgtattaagtaaggatgaaaaaatagaGAGAGCAACCAGTTCATATATAGATGACGTTCTTGTGAATGAATCGATAGCTTCTGCTGATGAGGTGATTAGACATTTGAATACCTTTGGGTTGATAACCAAGTCCCCTGAGTCGCTCAATGGAGGTGTTGCTTTAGGATTGCAACTGCAAAGAGTTGGAGGAGAGTTGATTTTCCAGAAAGGTAATAAGGTGCCTGAAGTTGCAGATATGCTTACAAGGAGGGAATTGTTTTCAGTTTGTGGTATATTAGTGGGTCATTATCCCATAGCTGGATGGTTAAGAATTGCATGTAGCTACATTAAGAGAAGAGCCTCAGGAGCACGTTGGGAGGATCCTGTTGGTGAATAG